The Sandaracinus amylolyticus genomic interval TCGCAGCGGGCTGCGGATCACGCCGACGTTCGTCTCCCAGGACGCGACGCTCGAGCGTTATCGCTTCCTCTTCGCGGATCGCACGCAGGGCGACGCGAGCACGCCGATGAGCGGCTTCGCGCAGGTGCACCTCGGCGGGATCCGCGGCGCGTACGGTCGCTTCACGCTGCAGGGCGGCGTGCAGCGGCTCGACTCGATGGCCGAGCTGCAGGTGAGCTCGGTGCTCTCGCATCGCAGCCGCGTCGCGATCGACAACTTCTGGATCGATCTGCGCCACGAGGCCGAGTGGTCCGAGCTCGTGTCGACGACGATCGACGTCGGGTACTCGACGGGCGGACCGACGCGCGACATGCGCCTCGCGCTCGCGCAGAACCACGACGCGACGTGGCGCCCGCAGTTCGGATACGACGCGTTCAACGCGAGCGCCGCCGTGGTGATCTCGCCGCTCGGTCGTCAGCTCTCGTTCCGCGTGGCGGCGGATCTGCTCGTCGACCTCGAGAACATCCTCTACTACCGGCAGACGTTCAGCGCGCCGGGCGAGGGTGGTGAGCCGCCGGCGACGATCGATCTGATCTCGCCCTCGACCGATCGCGAGCAGACGATCACCGACTTCGGCGTGTCGCTCGGCGTCGCGAGCGTGCCGCTGCCGACCGAGCTCCCGGGGCTGCGCCTCACCGGCGATCTGCGCGTGGATCTGATCCGCTACGGGCCGATCGAGTACCCGGCGCAGGTGAGCTGGCGCGCGGGCGTGATCTACCAGTGGTCGCCCGAGGTCACGACGAAGATCGTCGGCGGGCAGGCGTTCCAGACTCCTTCGGGCGTGCTGATGTTCGCGCAGGGCGGGTTCGGCATCGCGAACAACGTCCTCGGCAACTTCGACGTGAACGTGCTCGGCGTGCCGCCGCTGCGGCCGCAGGTCGTCACCGGTGCCGAGGCGATCGCGAGCCTCGAGCTGCTCGATCGCGCGCTCGCGATCGACGCGGGGCTCTACGTGCAGAGCGTCGACGATCGCATCGTGTTCAACCAGCTCGCGACCGACTTCGTGGCGGTGAACGAGGCGCAGGCGACCTCGATGGGCGTGTTGCTCAGCGCGCGGCTCACCGTCGATCGGCTGAGCGCGTGGACGAACGTGACCGGCGGCGTGCAGGTGCTGGAGAGCGGGATCTCGACGCGACCGCCGCCGCAGTACCCGTCGATCTTCGGCGCGTCCGGCTTCGACGTCACGATCTCGGAGATCCACGTGCGCGCGGGCGCGGGCGTGCGCTGGGCGGGAGAGCGCGGCGCGACGCAGAGCAATTCGCTGCTCAACGACGGTCGCGCGTACACGCTCGATCCGTACGCGCTCATCGATCTCACGCTGAGCACCGTCGACCTGCGCGTGCTCGGCGAGAGCGAGACGCGCATCGTCGTCGCGATCCGGAACCTGCTCGATACGCGCTACTCCGAGCCCTACTTCGCCGGCTACGACCTGCCGAGCCAGGGGCGGACGATGTGGATCGAGCTGCGGCAGGTCTTCTGATGCGGGAGGGCTCGATGCGCTCGTCCACGATCGCCGTCGTCGTCGTCGCGCTCGCGCTCGGGTGTGCGCCCGACGACGCGACGCGCGCGGGGCCGAACGTCGTCACGATCGGCGCGGTGATCGATCAGACGGGATCGAACGCGCGGCCGCAGTGGCGAGACGCAGCCGAGCTCGCGATCGCGCACGCGAACCGCGGGCTCGAGCTGGCCGGTGGGCACCGCGATCTGCGCTTCGAGCTGCGGTTCAGCGACTCGAGCGGCGTGCCGCGCGTCGCGATGGACCGCGCGCTCGCGATGACGCGCGACCACGCGGTGGCCGGGCTGATCACCGACACCACCGAGGACGTGCTCGCGATCGCGGGGACGCAGTACGACCCCGAGGTCGACGACGTCGGCGTGCCGATCGTGTGCATGGCGTGCACGTCGCCGGAGCTCGGCGATCCGATCGCGGCCGATCCCGACTTCGTGCGCCAGCAGGCGATGCGCGATCGTGATCACTGGGTGTGGCGCACCGCGGCGGACTCCGATCCCGAAGCGGTCGCGCTGCTCCACGCTGCGCGCGCGCTCGGCGATCGTGGCGACACGAACGGCGACGGCGTGTGGAAGGTCGCGTTCTACGTCGTCGACGACGAGTTCGGGAACGGCTTCTTCGAGGGCATCCAGCGCGCGCGCGATCGCAGCTACCCGCTGATCGATCCGACGGGCGACTTCATCCGAGGCGGGCTGCGCCTCGAGATCGTGCGGCACGCGCCCGACATCGACGCGAACACGCATCGCTGGGACGCGGACCTCGCGGCGCTCACCGACGATCGCAACGAAGAGCCCGAGGTGAACCCCGGCGTGTCGCGCCCGGGCGAGCCGCTACCGGACTTCGTGATCGACGGAGAGCCCGACGCGATCGTCGAGATCACGTTCCCGCTCTTCGCGGCATCGATCACGCGCGCGTACGTGCAGGCCGGTGACGAGGTGCGCGCGATGCCGTTCCTCCATCATCACAACTGGCGGCACGAGACCACGCTGGTGCGCCTCGTCGGCTTCGATACCGATGGTCAGGAGGGCGTGTCGCACGCCGTGCTCGACAACTGCCAGACGTCGGGCCGCACGTTCGCGGAGTCGATGCGCGACGAGGTCGGTCACGAGGCCGGCATCTGGGACGCGCAGACCTACGACGCGGCGATGGCGCTGATGCTCGCGACGTTGATCGCGATCGAGGAGACCGATCCCGCGACGAACGCGCAGGTCGAGGGCACTGCGGTGCGCGACGCGCTCGCGCGTGTGTCGTCGGGCGACGCCGCGGCGACGACGATCGTCGCGGGGCCGGAGGGCTTCGCCGAGGCGGTGCGCGCGATCCGCGACGGTACGCCGATCGAGTACGAGGGCGCGTCGGGGCCGGTCGACTTCGATGCCGCGGGCGACGTCCGCAACAACTTCGTGCACTACCGCGTCGAGGGCGCGCGCTTCGTGGATCAGCGCACGTTCGGGTGCGTCGCGGATCCCGAGGGCTGCGCCGTGGTCGAGGGAGCGTGCGGGCTCTGATGCCGCGCACGCGAGGGGAGGGGACGATGGCGAAGAAGAACGGAGCTCGATCGCCGCTGTCGCGTCGTGGGTTCCTTCGCACGAGCGCGAGCGCGGCGGGCGCCGCGGGGCTCGCGGCGAGCGGGATCGGTTCGCTGGTCGGCTGCGGCGGCGACGACGACGTGCCGATGACGACGCCCGACGCGGGCCGTCGCGAGACGCAGCTGCGGATCCTCGGCTGGACGCACTTCGTGCCGGGGCACGACGTGTGGTTCGATCGCTTCGCGCGCGAGTGGGGCGAGGCGAACGGCGTGGAGGTCGTCGTCGAGCGCGTGCCGTTCAACATGGTGCGGCCGACGTTCATGGCGGAGATGGAGTCGGGCACCGGGCACGACATCTACGAGTGGCCGACGCCGCAGGCGGATCTCGAGCCGCACGTCGTCTCGCTGAACGAGATGATGACGGAGCTCGAGGCGCGGCACGGGACGATGATCCCGCTCTGTCGTCAGAGCTGCTTCAACCCGCGCACCAACAACTTCTACGCGCTGAACCACGGGTGGGCGCCGGACCCTGCGAACTTCCGCAGCTCGCTGTGGAGCGCGGTCGGCATGCCGCAGGGCCCGAGCACGTGGCAGCAGCTGCTCGAGGGCGGCCGTCAGATCAAGACGGCGATGGACGTGCACGTCGGCATCGGGCTCGCGGGCAGCGATCCCGATGCGAACATGGCGTGCCGCGCGCTGCTGTGGTCGTACGGCGCGAGCGTGCAGAGCGCGAGCGCCGAGGTCGTGATCAACTCGCCGCAGTCGATCGCGGCGGTCGAGTTCATGCGCGAGCTGTACGCGGACACGATGGTGCCCGAGGTGCTCGCGTGGGGCGCGGCGGACAACAACATCGCGCTCGTCGAGGGGCGCGCGTCGTACATCATCAATTCGATCTCGGCGTACCGCACCGCGCAGACGAACGTGCCGGCGACTGCCGCCGACGTCTTCTTCGGTCGCGCGCTGATGGGGCCGGCGACCGCGCTCGTCGGCGCGCACGCGAACGTGTCGATGATGGTCGCGCGCCACGCGCGGAACCCGAACGCCGCGCAGGACTTCATGCTCCACCTCGTCGAGCGCTACAACGAGGTCGTCTACAACTCGGCGCTCTACAACCTCCCGGCGTTCCCGAGCACGACGCCGCAGCTCACGGGCGACGACGGGTGGCTCGCGCAGGACCCGTTCGAGTCGCAGCCCGCGGACAAGCTCTCGCTGCTCACGGACGCGGAGTCGTGGAGCACGAACGTCGGGTATCCGGGCGCGGCGAACCCGGCGGTCGGCGAGGTGCTCGCGAGCGGCATCGTGCCCCAGATGTTCCTGCGCGCCGCGAACGGCGAGATGACGTCGGAGCAGGCCGTGCAGTGGGCCGAGGATCAGATCGCGCCCATCTACGAGCGCTGGCGCGCGGAGGGGCTGATTTGATCGTCGGCGCGCGAGCGTGGCTGTGCGACGTGGTGCGCGTGAATCGACGCGTCCGCGCTCACGTCTTCGCTCGTCGCGCGGCTCGCCGCGATTACCATCGTCATCTCGAGATCGGATGAGGAAGCTCGCCGCCACGTTCCTGGTCGTGCTCCTCGCGTCGGTTGTGCCCGTCGCGACGGTGGAGTCCGTGCTGCCGGCGATCGCCCAGGCGCAGGACGCGTCGCGCGAGGCGGCGCTCATCCTGCGGATCCTCTCGTACGATCGGAACCTCGCGCAGCGCGCGACGAACGGGCGCGTCGCCGTGCTGATCGTCTACCAGCAGGGCAACGGCGCGTCGGAGGCGGAGCGCTCGCGCGTCGTGACCGCGCTGAACGCGCTCGGCGCGCGCACGACCGTCAGCAACATGCAGGCGCGCGCGGTGGAGCACGCGTTCCGCGATCGCGCGACGCTGGTGCAAGCGGCGCGCACGGCGGGCGCGACCGCGATCTTCGTGTGCGGTGGGCTCGGCGGTGCGGCGCAGCAGATCTCGCAGGCCGCGCGTGAGGCGCGCACGCTCTCGATGACGTCGGAGAGCGAGGGCGTGCGTCGCGGCGGGCTCGGCGTCGGGCTCGTCGCGGATGGCTCGCAGGTGCGCCTCGTGATCAACCTCCCGGCGGTCGAAGCGGAAGGCGCGCGGCTCGACGCGGCGGTGCTGCGGCTCGCCGAAGTCATCCGCTGAGCGAGCTCCGCGCGCACGACGTCGGCGAGGGCGCGCTCAGTCGCGTGCGCGACGCTGCGCCGCGCTCGCGAGCGTGCGGCCGTGCGGTGTCGTGTCGGCGTGGCTCGCGGCGCATCGGAACGCCGCGCGCGCCTGGGCGCGCTCTCCGCGCTTCTCGAGCGTCTCGCCGAGGAGGAACCACGCCTCGGCGCGCGTGGGCGTGATCTCGAGCGCCGCCCGCAGCGCGCGCTCCGCTTCGTCGAGCTCACCGAGGCCCAGCGCACGCGCAGCGCGCTCGAGCTCGTCGACGCTCGGCGCCGTGAACGCCGGCGGCGCAGCGGCGATGCGCGCCGCGCTCGACGGAGGCTCGAGCCACCCCAGCGGATCGCCGTGGCGCAGCGAGGGTGGGATCGCGACGAGCGCCTCGACCGGCGCGACGATCATCGCGCCGCCCGGACGAAGCCGCGCCGCGAGCCGGCTCGCGATCGCGGCGGCCTGCGCGGCGGGGAAGTAGATGAGCACGTTGCGACAGAGCACCACGTCGAACGGCCCCGCGCCCCGATCGGGATCGGGCTCGGTAATCGACGCGCGCTCGAAGCGCACGACGCGCCGGAGCGCGTCGGGCGCGCTCCACGACGACGGGATCGCGATCGGCGCGCCCGCGCCGCCGATCACGCGCGGATAGATCCCGGCGCGCGCGGTGCGCAGCGCCTCGGGGCTCACGTCGGTCGCGAGCAGCTCGATGTCGATCCCGAGCTGCGACGCGAGCAGCGCGACGCTCCACGGCTCTTCGCCGGTCGCGCATCCGGCGCACCAGATGCGCACGGGCGCGCCGCGTCGCTCGACGATGCGCGGCAGCTCGCGCGCGAGGCGCTCGAAGTGCTCGGGGTGCCGGAAGAAGCGGGTGTGCGGCACCGTCGCCGCGGACACCAGCGCATCGAGCGCTTCTGCGTCGGGACGCGCGAGCAGATCCCGCGCGAGCGCCAGCGGCGACGTGCGTCGCGCCCGCGCGATGCGATCGAGCGCGAGCCGCAACGCGCTCGGCCACGGCTCGAGCGTGTGCCCGAGGCGCGGCGAGATCAGCGCGCGCAGCAGCTGCGCGAGCTCGCGATCAGCGTCGGCGTCGGAGGGCTTCGCGGACATCGGTGACGATCGTGTCGAGGCGCACCGCCCGCACGCGCGGCGAGACGTCGAGCGCGTGGCGCGGCATCGACGGCGCGGCGCACTCGTCGGGGCTCAGCGCGAGGCACGTCGCGCTCCCTTCGAGCGCGAGCGCGATGCCGCGCGCTCCGTCGCGCCCCATGCCCGAGAGCACGAGCGCGACCACGCGCCGTCCGAGCGACGCGGCCGACGCGAGCGCGCGATCCGCGGAGGGCACGTGGAGCTCTCCGATCGCGCCCGCGACGAGCCGCACGACGCCGTTCTCGATCACGAGGTGACGCCCCGCGGGCGCGATCAGCGCGCGCCCGCTCGCGAGCGCATCGCCGTGGCGCGCGGGCCGCGCAGGCAGGCCGAGCCCCGCGATCCATCGTGCGAATCCGACCTCACCGCCGAGCGGCAGGTGCTGCACGACGACGATCGCCGCGGGCACGTCGCGCAGCCCCGGCACCAGACGCTCGAGCGCGCGCGGCGCGCCCGTCGAGCCGGCGATCACGAGCACCGGGAGCTCGCGCGCGATCGACTGCGTGGCCGCGTCGCGCACGATCGCGCGCAGCCTCGTCTCTCCGGGCTCGGTGCCGAGCTCGCGCTTGGACACGAACGCGACCGCGCCCTGCGCCACCGCCTCGAGCGCGACGTCGGAGCCCTCCGCGACGTCGCTGACCACGACGACGGGCACGCGCGCCGCGATCTCGCGGATCGCACCGAGCCCCGACGCGCCCGGCATCCACACGTCGAGCACCACGACCGACGCGGTGTCGAGATCGCCCCACGCGCGCAGCTCGTCGACGCTCGCGAAGCGCTTGATCACCCGGACGTCGTCGTCGCTCTCGAGGATCCGCGCGATCCGCTGCGCGGCGATGTCGGAGTCGTCGACGACACAGACTCGAAGCGTCATCGCGCCAGACACTCGTCGATCACCTGTCGCAGCTCCGTCTCGACGAAGCGCTGCTTGGAGAGGAATCCACGCACGCCGAGCGCGCGTGCGCGGTCGCGCACCGCGGGCTCGCTGCGCGTGGTGAGCACGATCACCGGCACCTCGCGCAGCGCGGGATCGCCGCGCAGCTCCGCGATCATCTCGAGCCCGCCGAGGAACGGCATCTCGACGTCGGTGAGGATCAGATCGGGGCGCTCGGTGCGCGCGAGCAGGAGCCCCTGCTTGCCGTCGGACGCGTCCGATACTTTGAGCCCAAACGATCTCAGGATGCCGAGGAGCAGCTCGCGCGCGACGGGCGCGTCCTCCACCACGAGCACGTGCGGCACCGCGCGCCGCGGCGACGTCGAAGGACGCGCCGCGCTGGTCGCGACACGGCCGCGCAGCGTCGCGTGGGTCGCGTCGGCGTCGAGCAGGAAGTAGACGCCGCCGTCGGGCGCGGGCGCGACGCCGCGCACCACGTCGGAGCGCACCGCGAGCTCGTCGATCCGCTCGAACGCCATCGGGCGCGGGTTGTCGTACCCGTCGACGCGCAGCGCGAACACGCCGGTGCGGTGGTGCGTGATCACCGCGACGTCGCCCGCGCGCGGCGGCTCGGCCGCGCCGAAGAGCGCGCCGAGGTCGAAGAGCGGCACGAGATCTGCGGCGTTCGCCGGTCCTCGCGCGAGGCGCCACCCATCGCTCGCGCGCACCGGCTCGCCCATGCGCTCGACGGCGAGCACCTCGCGCACCGGGATCGCGAGCCGCGTCCCGCGGCACTCGATCGGCACCACGATGTCGGCGCGCAGCATCGTCGGGAGCACGATCTCGAAGCGCGTGCCGCGCCCGCGCTCGGACTCGACGCGCACGCTGCCGCCGACCGCCGCGACCTCGCGCGCGACCACGTCGAGCCCGACACCGCGTCCCGAGATGTCGGTCACTTCGTCGCGCGTCGTCACGCCCTGCTCGAAGATGCGCTGCAGCAGCTCGGAGTCGTCGCCCTCGTGGCGGAGCCGAGTGCGCATCCGCTCGAGATCGACGCCTCCGCCGTCGTCCTCGACGATCACCTGCACGCTCGAGTCGGTCTGGTGGATCGTGATCTCGATGCGACCGACCGGCGACTTGCCCGCCGCGGTGCGCGCGAGCTCGCTCTCGATCCCGTGATCGACCGCGTTTCGCACGAGGTGCAGCAGCGCGGGGCCGAGCGAGCGCTCCACCGACGCATCGACGTACGCGTCGCCCGAGACCAGCAGCTCGACGCGCTTGCCGAGCGCGTGCGCCGTCGAGCGCGCGGCGCGATGCACCTGCGACTTCAGCGCCGCGACCGAGACCATCGCGGCCGAGCGCACCGTGTCCTCGAGCTGCTCGAGCGCCATCTCGAGCGCGAACTCGTGCGTCGACCACTGCGCCGCGAGATCGCCCATGCGCCGCTCGATCTCCGCGCCGTACCCGAGCGTCTTCACGATGCGCTCCGCGAGCGCCTCCGGCGGCAGCTGCGGATCGATCTCCGAGAGCAGCGCCCGGAGCATGCGCCGCACCTCGCGCAGGGCAGGGTGCAGCAGCGAGTGCTCGCGATGGAGGCGCCGCGCTTCGTGGACCAGCGGCGCGAGGCGCGCGGGATCGAGCGAAGGGCGCGCGTGCTCGACGTGCTCGGCGCGTGCCTCGACCTCGGTGTGCGTCGCGTCGGCGTGCGTCTCGGTCGACGTCGCAGCCGCGGCGCTCGCCGCGGCGAGCCGCGCGAAGATCTCGTCGAGGTCGATCTCGAGCGCGCCCTCCGACGCCGCCATCGCCGAGATCGCGTCGAGCGCGGTGAGGATCGCGTCGCCCGCGCCCTCGCTCATCGCCTTCGACGCGCGCTCGACGACGCCCTCCATCGACTGCAGCAGGTGGCCGCAGTCGGCGAGGCCGAGCATGTGCGCCTCACCCTTCATCGTGTGGAGCAGCCGCTTCAGCGAGCGCGACGCGCCCGCGTCGCCCTGCTCGAGCGCGATCCACAGATCCGTCGCCTCGCTGATGCGATCCGACGCCGCGTCCCAGAACGCGCGGACGAGATCGCGATCCTGCACCGCCATCGATCAGCGCCCGCTGCGATGATCTCGCGGCAGCTCGGCGGACGCGACGCGGAACGCCTGGATCGCCTGCTTCAGCTCGTGCGAGAGCTGCAGCAGCGACTCCGCGGAGCGCGTCGTCGCCGCCGATCCGGTGAGCGACTCGTTCACCGCGCGCACCACCTCGTCGGCCGCGGACTTCGCCTGCGACGTGCCTTCCTGATGGCGGTTCACCGCGTCGGAGATCTTCGCGGCCGCCGCCGCCGCGTCGCGCGCGAGCTTCGTGCTCTCCTCGGTCGCGAGCACCGACGCGTGCGACGCCGCGCGCATGTCCGCGACGAGCTTCCGGATGTCGCGCACCGAGTCCATCACGTGCTCGGACAGCCGCCGCATCTCGGCCGCGACCAGCGAGAACCCGCGCCCGACCTCGCCCGCCTTCGTGCCCTCGAGCGCGGCATTCAGCGCGAGCAGATCCGAGCGATCCGCGATGTCCTGGATGAGCGAGAGGATCTCGCCGATGCGATCGGAGTGCGCGCTCACCAGGCGCGTCTGATCGGCCATGCGCGTCGAGCTCTCGAGCGTGCGGCCCGACATCTCGTGGACCGCCTGCGCGTCGCGCGCGACCGCGTCGGCCGCGGCCGCGAGCGTCTCGAGCGTGCGGCGGATCTCCTCGAGCGACGCGGTCTGCTGCGTCGCGAGCGTCTCCTGCTCGCGCACCGCGGAGAACATCCCCGCCGACGCCGACGCGACCGCGTCCGAGCTCGTGCCGATCCGCTGGGTCAGGCTGCGAAGGCTGTCGAGCATCCGCCGGAACGCGACGAAGAGCTCACCGTCGCCGCCGATCGATCCCGTGAGATCGCCGTCCGCGACGCGCACCGCGCCCTGCTGCAGCTCGCGCAGCCGATCGTTCATGCGCTCGAACGCCGTCGCCATCTCGCCGAGCTCGTCGTTCGAGTGCGACAGCGCGAGGTTGCTCGACACGTCACCGCGCGCGATCTGCTCCGCCGCGCGCGCCATGCGCTGCATCTGGCTCGACATGCGCGTCGCGAACACGAAGGACGCGAGCAGCCCGACGATCGCGACGCCGAGCCCCTGCATCGCGATCCAGCCGCGCGTCTCCTCGCGGCGCCGCGCGATCGCGGTGCTGCGCAGCGCGACCGCGACGGTCCCGATCGCGTCGTTGTTCCCGCGCGCCACCGGGGCCGCGACCACGACCAGCGACTCGCTCGCGGACACGTCCTGCGGCTCGTCGCGCATCCGCATCGTGCGCGGCGGGTTGCCGTCGCCCACGACCGTCACGCGCTCGCCGTTCGCGCGGTACACCGCGGCCCACTCGACGAGCCGATCGGCGAGCGCGACGCGCATCACCTCGGCGGCCGAGTCGTCCTGATCGAACTCGAGTGGCGCGACGACCGACTCCGAGAGCATCGCCGCCGTCGCGCGCGCGCGCTCGGTGATCGACTCGCGCTCCGCCTGCGCTGCGCGCTCCGGCACGAGCCACGCGTCGAGCCCCGTGATCACGAGGACCACGCCGAAGAGCAAGCCCGCGATCTTCCAACGAACCGAGACGAATCGGAACATGTGCCCTCGACGTCCGGAGGCGCTCAGCGCGCGCTCGAGCCCGAAAAGAGATCCAGATCGACCAGCCAGACGAGCCCGACGTCGTCCATCTCGGCGACGCCGACGACGTGAGGCAGGGCCATCGCGTCGCGCAGCAGATCGGGCAATGCGAAGAGGCGCTCCTCGGAGAGCCAGTCGAAGCGTGCTTCGGCGCAGTCCACGCGCCGCTCGCCGGCGCCGGTGCGCACCCACAGCGATCGCACGTCGCGCACCGACGCATCGGGCTCGCGGCGGAAGAGCGCGACCGGCCGCTCGTCGTCGCTCCCCGATCCCGAGGCGCGCACGACCTGCGACGCGGGGAGGGCGCAGCGCACTCCGTCGTGCGAGAGCAGCACCACGCGGCTCACCGCGGCTCCGCGAGCAGCTGCTTCACGATCTTCACGAGCGCGTCCGTGCCCGCCGACTTCGCGACCACCGCGTCGGCCTGCGCGTCGCGCGCGAGCACCTCGAGCTGCGTCGTGTCGTTCCCCGAGACGAGCACGATCTTCAGGTCGCCGAGCTTCTCCGTCTTGCGGAACAAGCTCGCGAGCTTGTCGCCACGCATCGACGGCATGTTGATGTCGATCACGACGAGGCGCGGCTGCGTGCGCAGGATCGCGCTCGTCGCGCCGATCGGCGAGGGAAGGTCGACGACGCGAAGCCCTGCGCCGGCGAGCGCGCGCTTCATCGACTCGCGCGCGATGTCGCTGTCGTCGATGACCAGGACGTCGGCCGAAGGAGTTCGCGAGCTCATCAGGTCGTCTCCCGTGCTGCGGCGATCAGCGCGACCGGATCCACGATCGTCAGCGGGCCCTCGGACGAGTCGACGAGCTCGCCGGCGGACGCGTCGCGTGCGAGCTCCACCGTGCTCACGCCGCGCGTCGTCTCCGCGGGGATCCCCACGAACCCGCGCGGCGTGCCGCACACGATGAGGCGACGCCCGGCGCGCGACTCGCCCGCGCCCGCGCCGAGCGGCGACTCGAGCACCGCGACGATGCGACCGCGGTCCTGCACCACGCCGGCGAAGCCCGCCGTCGCGCACGGCAGACGCGCCGGGGCCAGCCACGCGATCACCGCGTCCACCGACTCGGCGGGGACTCCGAGCAACGCACCTCCGTGCTCGAAGAGCAGCAGCGCGCGCCGATGTCGCGCCGTGCCCTCCGCGTCGCCCCGTCCCCCCGACAAATCCTCGCGAAATCGCGAGAGCGGATCCGTCACGTCTTCGATACTAGCCGACGATTCCGCGCTGATGGAACCTGAAAGTCAGGCCTCACCACACGCGAATGGCGTGCGAGTGCGCGTACTTGCGTCAGCCGGGGAACCGGTGCGCTAGCCCGGGAACCAGTGCGCTAGCCCGGGAACCACTGCGCGGGCATGCCCCGCCCGCTCACGATGAGCGCAGTGACGTCCATCGTGATCGCGACGCCGATGTGCACCACGCAGCCGCCCCAGATCGAGCGCGTCCGCAGCGCGAGCGTCCCGAGCACCACGCCCGCGAAGATCGCGGCGGCCGCCTCGAGGAACGGCTTGCCGAAGTGGATCATGCAGTAGGGCACGACCATCGCGAAGATCGCCTGCGAGCCCATCGCGCTGCGCATCGAGCGCATCCAGAAGCCGCGGAAGAAGAACTCGAGCGAGAGGAACTGCGCCGCGTAGAGCAGCTCCCACGCGATCAGATCGAACCAGCTGCGCGAGCAGAGATCGTAGAACGGGTAGTACTGCGTGAAGTGCGGCACGAAGCGCGCGACGAACATCACGCCGACGAACACCGCCGCGTAGCTGAGCCCGTAGATCCACGCGTGGTTGCGGATCTCCTTCGTCTCGAGGCCGTGGTCGCGCAGCCGCTCCTTGAAGAACCACTTCACGACGATCGCCGGGATCACGAAGTACCCGAGCACGCGGAAGCCCGACCACCACACGAAGTCCGCGAGCTCGAGCCACTGCGAGTCGCGCAGCCACGTCCAGAAGGTGTCTTCGCGCGAGCCGAGCGGCGCGAGCTCGCGCATCAGCTGGCGGAACGTCGTCGAGTGCCCGACGTACTCCATCACCGTCAGGCACAGCGCGCCCACGCAGAGCGCGATGATCGGCCGGTAGTCGTAGCCCTTGCCCGCGGCCTCGCGCTCGCTGCGCTCGTCGGACGCGAGCTCGTCGAGCACCCGCCACGCGCGCACGAAGAAGTTGCGCGGGTGCAGCTCGGTCAGGCGCTGCGGCCACGTCTTCGCCGAGAGCCCGTGCTCGAGCCACTCGATGCGCGCGCGCTTGTCGCTCTCGGCGGCGCTGCGGTACGGCCCCGCCTCGGACGCAGCGGCAGCGGCCTTCGCGGCAGCGCCTCGCTTGCTCACGAGGCCGACTCGCTCCGCGCGATGCCGCGATCGAGGCGCGCGAGCGTGCGCTCGCGACCGAGCACTTCCATCACGTCGAAGAGCCCGGGGCTCGCGGTCTTGCCGGTCATCGCGACGCGCGCCGGCTGCGCGACGTTCTTCATCTGCAGGCCCGCCTGCGCGAGCCACTCGTTGACGCTCGCCTCGAGCGCGACGCGATCGAACGAGTCGACCTTCGCGACGTGATCGCGCAGCGCCTTCAGCGTCGCCGCGCTCTCCTTCACGAGGAACTTCGCGACCGCCTTCTCGTCCTCGACGGGCGGCTCGCGGAAGTAGAAGTCGACCATCTCGACGATGTCGATCAGGGTCGTCGCGCGCGTCTTCACCGTCCCGACCGCGCCGACGTAACGATCGCGATCGCCATCGATCGCGCTCGCGATCGTCGCGTCCTTCGCGAACGGGCGCGCCCTCTCCGCGAGCTCTGCGTCGCCCAGCGCGCGCAGGTGCGAGGCCTGCACGTGCGCGAACTTCTTCGCGTCGTACTGCGCCGCGGTGCGGCCCACGCCGTCCCACGAGAACGCCTGGATCAGCTCGTCGCGCGTGAAGATCTCCTGATCGCCGTGCGACCAGCCGAGGCGCGCGAGGTAGTTGAGCACCGCGTCGGGCAGGTAGCCCATGTCGCGATACTCGGTCGTGCTCACCGCCGCGTGGCGCTTGCT includes:
- a CDS encoding YfiR/HmsC family protein, with the translated sequence MRKLAATFLVVLLASVVPVATVESVLPAIAQAQDASREAALILRILSYDRNLAQRATNGRVAVLIVYQQGNGASEAERSRVVTALNALGARTTVSNMQARAVEHAFRDRATLVQAARTAGATAIFVCGGLGGAAQQISQAAREARTLSMTSESEGVRRGGLGVGLVADGSQVRLVINLPAVEAEGARLDAAVLRLAEVIR
- a CDS encoding ABC transporter substrate-binding protein gives rise to the protein MAKKNGARSPLSRRGFLRTSASAAGAAGLAASGIGSLVGCGGDDDVPMTTPDAGRRETQLRILGWTHFVPGHDVWFDRFAREWGEANGVEVVVERVPFNMVRPTFMAEMESGTGHDIYEWPTPQADLEPHVVSLNEMMTELEARHGTMIPLCRQSCFNPRTNNFYALNHGWAPDPANFRSSLWSAVGMPQGPSTWQQLLEGGRQIKTAMDVHVGIGLAGSDPDANMACRALLWSYGASVQSASAEVVINSPQSIAAVEFMRELYADTMVPEVLAWGAADNNIALVEGRASYIINSISAYRTAQTNVPATAADVFFGRALMGPATALVGAHANVSMMVARHARNPNAAQDFMLHLVERYNEVVYNSALYNLPAFPSTTPQLTGDDGWLAQDPFESQPADKLSLLTDAESWSTNVGYPGAANPAVGEVLASGIVPQMFLRAANGEMTSEQAVQWAEDQIAPIYERWRAEGLI
- a CDS encoding CheR family methyltransferase — its product is MSAKPSDADADRELAQLLRALISPRLGHTLEPWPSALRLALDRIARARRTSPLALARDLLARPDAEALDALVSAATVPHTRFFRHPEHFERLARELPRIVERRGAPVRIWCAGCATGEEPWSVALLASQLGIDIELLATDVSPEALRTARAGIYPRVIGGAGAPIAIPSSWSAPDALRRVVRFERASITEPDPDRGAGPFDVVLCRNVLIYFPAAQAAAIASRLAARLRPGGAMIVAPVEALVAIPPSLRHGDPLGWLEPPSSAARIAAAPPAFTAPSVDELERAARALGLGELDEAERALRAALEITPTRAEAWFLLGETLEKRGERAQARAAFRCAASHADTTPHGRTLASAAQRRARD
- a CDS encoding TonB-dependent receptor plug domain-containing protein, producing MRFGGCARAFVVASLIVGAPPSVRAQRAESEAPQDESPPSSPDVPSDGGSESDVAPGSDSGAPDSVPASEPDAAASEPDAAASEPDVVSAPGAATESPSEPEVAAETVEPDPGAIEDFDLESLLRDPVVTSSGGEAEERVVASGNVVVIRREDFTRNGWRTVADALASQAGIYVVDDLVVPSVGVRGVTGGLRAGTRIVRVMINGVPVGFLPDLTAFLGSEFIPIELVERVEIVQGPLSAVYGANAFLATVNVITRDATEQSTTEAAGRFLLTNGNPGFGLSAATIQGGADWGVVLGFSADWIDRSGLRITPTFVSQDATLERYRFLFADRTQGDASTPMSGFAQVHLGGIRGAYGRFTLQGGVQRLDSMAELQVSSVLSHRSRVAIDNFWIDLRHEAEWSELVSTTIDVGYSTGGPTRDMRLALAQNHDATWRPQFGYDAFNASAAVVISPLGRQLSFRVAADLLVDLENILYYRQTFSAPGEGGEPPATIDLISPSTDREQTITDFGVSLGVASVPLPTELPGLRLTGDLRVDLIRYGPIEYPAQVSWRAGVIYQWSPEVTTKIVGGQAFQTPSGVLMFAQGGFGIANNVLGNFDVNVLGVPPLRPQVVTGAEAIASLELLDRALAIDAGLYVQSVDDRIVFNQLATDFVAVNEAQATSMGVLLSARLTVDRLSAWTNVTGGVQVLESGISTRPPPQYPSIFGASGFDVTISEIHVRAGAGVRWAGERGATQSNSLLNDGRAYTLDPYALIDLTLSTVDLRVLGESETRIVVAIRNLLDTRYSEPYFAGYDLPSQGRTMWIELRQVF